Within Sporichthya brevicatena, the genomic segment AAGTAGAAGACGTCGTCGACCTCGTTCAGCACGCCCTGCTCGACGAGCAGCGTGCCCATCCGCCGGGCAGCGGCGCGGCAGACGTCGAGGCAGCGGATCAGCGCCTCCTTCGCGACGCCGCGGAGCGGGATCCGCGCGACGGCGAGCTTGAGAATCTGCTTGGCCATCGGCCGCTTCCAGGCCGGCAGCTTCGCGAGCAGCGCCTTCTCGGCGGCCTCGCGCTCACGCGTGCGCTTCTCCGCCATCAGGTGCGGGTGCTCACTGTCGGGCCGCGCGGAGTACTGCTTGGCCAGACGCAGGACCGGCTCGGGGTCCTCGCGCCACATCTTGGAGATGAGCTGGCCCTCGCCGAGCCCGTGGTAGCCGTGCTTGTCGAGGAAGGCCTCGAGCGTCATCTTGTCGCGGCCGAGGTCCCAGAGGTCGGCGATGATCTCGGTCTCGGCGTGCGAGCCCTGACCCGCCATCAGCGCGTTGGCCTGCTCCTCACTGATCCCCGACTTCGCGATCAGGGCGAGCAGCTGGTCGTAGATCGACTGCACGCCGACGAACACGGCGCGCGCCTGGACCTTCGTCATCTCGATCTGCTTCTTGCGCGCGTCGTCGAGGGCGCGCTTGGTGGCCTCCAGGTCACGGGAGTCCATCGCGCGGATGTGCTCCTGCCACCAGGCCTGCGTGTGCGCGGTGTCGCGCAGCGCCTCCTTGCGGATCCCCGCGAAGGCCTTCGGCATCTTCACGGCGACGGCCGGCAGGCGCTTGCGCGTGTGGGGGATCGAGATCCCCGCCGGGACCTCGCCCAGCAACTGTTTGGCGATGGCGTCGGCACTCGTGCCCGGCAGCCGGTCGCCCATCTCGCAGAGGAAGTTCACGCTCAGCGCCCCGCGGCCGTGGAAGACCGTGACCGCGCTCGAGTCCGCCTCGCCGGTGAACACGACGCGCTCGGGCTCGAGGGCGCCGGTGCGCCGGAACGCGTCCTTCATGCCGACGTCGATGGCCGGACCCCACACCGACCAGCCGAAAGGCGTGACCACGCCCGGCATGGCCTCACCGACGTTCGCCGTGCTCCAGTACTGCCCGGGCGCGGACTCGGTGTGGTACAGGCTTCGTGCGTCCCTGGTCATGGGGCTCCCTTGCCGGGCGATGTCTTTACGGAAGCGGATCCGACCCATATTCTGCG encodes:
- a CDS encoding PEP-utilizing enzyme, with product MTRDARSLYHTESAPGQYWSTANVGEAMPGVVTPFGWSVWGPAIDVGMKDAFRRTGALEPERVVFTGEADSSAVTVFHGRGALSVNFLCEMGDRLPGTSADAIAKQLLGEVPAGISIPHTRKRLPAVAVKMPKAFAGIRKEALRDTAHTQAWWQEHIRAMDSRDLEATKRALDDARKKQIEMTKVQARAVFVGVQSIYDQLLALIAKSGISEEQANALMAGQGSHAETEIIADLWDLGRDKMTLEAFLDKHGYHGLGEGQLISKMWREDPEPVLRLAKQYSARPDSEHPHLMAEKRTREREAAEKALLAKLPAWKRPMAKQILKLAVARIPLRGVAKEALIRCLDVCRAAARRMGTLLVEQGVLNEVDDVFYFTADELLAGLPANAKELAAERRAIREDLLRTDIPRTWDGTPTRIPISEPAAEATGPAPAAPTGVAVTGIGASGGVVEGTARVVFDPTEVDVEPGDIIVAPTTDPSWAAVLFLAEALVVDIGGPLSHAAVVARECGIPCVIGTDNGTAVLRSGDRIRVDGNKGTVEILSRAPATV